The Nocardioides marmorisolisilvae genomic interval CCCGGGCGCCGACCTCGGCGGCAGCCTCAGTCGCCTGTTGCCACTCCCGGGTCACGTCCGTGAGGAGGCTGTGTCCCCGGGTGTCCGCGTCCTCGGTCAGGGGTTGGTCGCCGTGATCGCCGTACCAGGAGATGCCGTTGCCGGCGAGCAGCGCGGGCCGGTGCGCTCCTGAGGCGATCGCCTCGGCCAGCGCCCGCGTGGTGGTGACCCGGCTGTCTCGCAGGTTGCGGGCCCACTTCCGTGAGCGAGGGTTCCCGAACGTCGGACTGCCCGCCAGGTTCACCACCACGTCGACATCGGCGAGCACGTCCGGGTCGAGCGGGCCGGCGTACGGGTCCCAGCGGCGTTCGCCCGATCCCGCCGTACGGCGCACCAGGCGAGTGACCCGATGGCCCTCACCCGTGAGGTGCTCGACCAGTGCGTTGCCAAGGAAGCCGGACGACCCAGCGATGAGCGCGTGCATCTCGTCAGCCTGCCATGATCGCGGTCGCAGCCGAGCGGATAGCCTGTCGCTCGTGAGTGATTTCGATGTCGTCGTCCTCGGTGCGGGCCCCGGTGGGTACGTCGCCGCCATCCGCGCCTCGCAGCTCGGCCTGAAGACTGCTGTCGTCGAGCTGAAGTACTGGGGAGGCGTCTGCCTGAACGTGGGGTGCATCCCCTCCAAGGCGCTGCTGCGCAATGCCGAGCTGGCGCACATCCTCAGCCAGGAGAAGGAGAAGTTCGGCATCGTCGGTGACGCGACGATGCAGTTCGGACCGACCCACCAGCGCAGCCGTGCGGTGTCCGACGGCATCGTCAAGGGCGTCCACTTCCTGATGAAGAAGAACAAGATCGAGGAGATCCACGGCTGGGGCACCTTCACCGGTCCGAAGAGCATCCAGGTCAAGGGCGAGGACGGCTCGATCCGCGAAGTGACCGGCGAGAACATCATCATCGCCGCCGGCGCGACCACGCGCCTGGTCCCCGGCGTGCAGCTGTCGAAGAACGTGGTGACCTACGAGGAGCAGATCCTCGACTCCGAGCTCCCCCGGTCGATCGTGATCGGCGGCTCGGGCGCGATCGGTGTGGAGTTCGCCTACGTGCTCAAGAACTTCGGGGTCGATGTGACCATTGTCGAGTTCCTCGACCGGATGGTGCCGACCGAGGACGCGGAGATCTCCAAGGAGCTGCTCAAGCACTACAAGAAGCTCGGCATCAAGGTGCTGCTGTCGACGGCCGTCAAGGGCGTCGAAGACACCGGTGCGGGCGTGAAGGTCACGGTGGCCCCGGCGGGTGGCGGTGACAGCCAGGTCATCGAGGCTGACCGATTCCTGGCAGCGTTCGGGTTCGCTCCCCGTGTCGAGGGCTACGGCCTGGACGCCGCCGGCGTTGCGCTCACCGACCGCGGCGCGGTCGCGATCGATGACTTCGGGCGCACCAACGTCGAGGGCGTCTACGCGATCGGCGACTGCACCGGCAAGCTGATGCTCGCCCACACCGCGGAGGCTCAAGGCGTCGTCGTCGCGGAGACCATCGCCGGTGCGGAGACGATGGCGGTGGAGTACGACTTCATTCCCCGGGCGACGTACTGCCAGCCGCAGATCGCGTCCTTCGGCTACTCCGAGGAGCAGGCCAGGGAGAAGGGGTACGACGTCAAGGTCGCGAAGTTCCCCTTCTCCGCCAACGGCAAGGCAATGGGTCTGGGCGAGGCGGTCGGCTTCGTCAAGGTGGTGGCCGACGCTACCCACAACGAGATCCTCGGCGCCCACCTGATCGGTCCCGACGTCACCGAGCTGCTGCCAGCCCTGACCCTGGCCCAGAAGTGGGACCTCACGGCCGACGAGGTCGCCCGCAATGTCTTCGCCCACCCGACGCTGTCCGAGGCCGTCAAGGAGGCTGTCGAGGGTATTGCCGGCCACATGATCAACCTCTGACGGCGCCGTGAAACGCACGCGCTGGCGGCGTTCTCGTCACTTGCCGACCAAACCCGGGTCGGCTGCGTTCCTCGGCCTTGCCATCACGCACGTTTGACGGCGCCGGGCGGTGAGCACACGCGCTGGCGGCGTTCTCGTCACTTGCCGACCAAACCCGGGTCGGCTGCGTTCCTCGGCCTTGCCATCACGCACGTTTGACGGCGCCGGGCGGTGAGCACACGCGCTGGCGGCGTTCTCGTCACTTGCCGACCAAACCCGGGTCGGCTGCGTTCCTCGGTCTTGCCATCACGCACGTTTGACGGCGCCGGGCGGTGAGCACACGCGCTGGCGGCGTTCTCGTCACTTGCCGACCAAACCCGGGTCGGCTGCGTTCCTCGGTCTTGCCATCACGCACGTTTGACGGCGCCGGGCGGTGAGCACACGCGCTGGCGGCGTTCTCGTCAGCGGAAGGTGAACATCCGCAGGCCGTCGGCGTACGGCGCCGGCTGGCCGGTGAACCGGGAGACTCCCACGCGGTAGGACGCATCCTCGGGGCGCACGAACGCGACCTCGCAGAAGCCGTGGTCGAGGAAGGCCTGGCGGACGAACGTGCTCGGGTCGCCGTCGACGGCCGACGGATCCCGCGGGTCGATCCGGTGGCCCCGGGTCCAGATCACCAGCGCGTTGCCCGCGAGCAGGTGCGGGAGACTCTGCACCGTGGCCAGCACATCGGCGTCGGGAACGTTGCCGAAGACCCCGCAGGCCATCAGCAGGTGGGCCGGGACGCGCTCGCGAACGCTGTCGCTGACCCCGGCGTCCGCGGTGCGTACGTCGACACCGGACAGCCCCAGGCGTGCGGCCTCAGCGCGGGCCCGATCGGCGAGTGGAGCGTCGTTCTCGACCAGCGTCGCGCTGACCGTCGGGTGGCCCGCGGCGAGCACCGGCAGCACGTCTCGGCCGTCGCCGGCGCACAGGCTGACGAGGCGGGGATGGTCGACGCCCTCGGTCTCCAGCCAGGACAGGGCCCGGTCGAGCTCGTGGCGGATCACCTCGAGCCGTCGGGACAATGACGACACGGGGTCGTCGTACTCCTGGTGCCAGGCGTGCCAGTCCCGCTTCACCTCAGACCTCGAACTGCGCGCCTTCGAGCCGTGTCTTGACGTCGGCCAGGAAGCGCCCGGCGTCCGCGCCGTCGATCAGCCGGTGATCGTAGGTGAGCGCGAGGTGGACCATGTGCCGCACCGCGATCGTCTCGCCGAGGTTCGGGTCGTCGATCACGACGGGACGCTTGGTGACCACGCCTGGGCCGAGGATCGCCACCTGGGGCTGGTTGATGATCGGGGTGTCGAACATCGCCCCGAACGTGCCCAGGTTCGTGATCGTGAAGGTGCCTCCACTGAGATCGTCGGGACCGATCTTGTTGTTCCGCGTGCGGTCGGCGATGTCGGCGATCTTCTTGGCCAGCCCAGCGATGGACAGATCGCCGGCGTCCTTGACGACCGGGGTCAGCAGGCCCTTGTCGGTGTCCACGGCGAAGGCGATGTTCTCGCGGTCGAAGTACGTGACCTCGCCGGCCTCCGTGTCGATGTTGGCGTTGAGCTTCGGGTGCTGCTTGAGCGCATCGATCGCCGCCTTGGCGAAGAACGGAAGGTAGGTCAGCTTGACCCCCTCGCGGGCCAGGAAGTCCGCCTTCGCGGCATCCCGCAGACGAGCGATGTTGGTGACGTCGACCTCCATGACCTGGGTGAGCTGGGCAGAGACCTGCAGCGACTCCACCATCCGGCTCGCGATCACCTTGCGCAGCCGCGACATCTTCTCGGTCTTGCCACGCATCGGAGACGGGGCCGACGGCGCTGCCGCCGGCGCGGCGGCGGCAGCCGACGACGCTGCCGGGGGCGCGGCTGCCTTCGCGGCCTCGGCAGCAGCGAGCACGTCCTGCTTGCGGATCCGACCACCGACACCGGTGCCCTTGACGCTGGCGAGGTCGACGCCATGCTCGGTGGCCATCTTGCGGACCAGCGGTGTCACGTAGGCGCCGGCGTCGTCGGAACGGGCCGCGGGTGCGGCGGGCTGCGCCTGGGTTGCGGGCGCCGACTGCTGCGCTGCCGGCCTCGGCTGCTCCTGGGGAGCCGGTGCGGGCTCCTCCTGCGGCTCGGACTCCTCCTGCGGCTCGGACTCCTCCTGCGGTGCGGGCTGCGGCGCGGGCTCAGCTTGCGACTCGGGTTCCGGCTCAGGCTTGGTCTCAGCCTGCGGCGCAGCGTCTCCGGAGCCGACGATCGCCAGCTCGGCGCCGACCTCGACGGTCTCGTCCTCGCTGACCTTGATCTCCAGGAGAGTGCCCGCAACCGGCGAGGGGATCTCGGTGTCGACCTTGTCGGTGGAGACCTCCAGGAGCGGTTCGTCGACGGCCACGGTGTCGCCAACCTGCTTCAGCCACCGGGTCACCGTGCCCTCGGTCACCGACTCGCCGAGTGCCGGGAGCGTGACCGGCGTACCGGAACCGCCGCCGGATGCTCCTGATCCGGACGAGGGCTTCTCGGCCGCAGCCGGTGGCTCCTCGCTCGCCTCGGCCCGCTCCGGCGCGGGCTGTTCCTCTTCCGCCTCGGGGGCGGCCGCGTCCTCCTCGGGCTCGGCCTCGGCCTGGGCCGAGGAGCTGGAGTCGCCGGACGACGCCGTGCCCTCACCCTCGTCACCGATCACGCAGAGCTCGGCGCCGACCTCGACGGTCTCGTCCTCCGCTGCCTTGATCTCCAGCAGCGTGCCGGCCACCGGAGAGGGGATCTCGGTGTCGACCTTGTCGGTGGAGATCTCGAGCAGCGGCTCGTCCACCGCAACGGTGTCGCCGACCTGCTTCAGCCATCGGGTGACGGTGCCTTCGGTGACGGACTCACCCAGCTCGGGCAGCTTGACCGGTG includes:
- a CDS encoding class I SAM-dependent methyltransferase, which translates into the protein MKRDWHAWHQEYDDPVSSLSRRLEVIRHELDRALSWLETEGVDHPRLVSLCAGDGRDVLPVLAAGHPTVSATLVENDAPLADRARAEAARLGLSGVDVRTADAGVSDSVRERVPAHLLMACGVFGNVPDADVLATVQSLPHLLAGNALVIWTRGHRIDPRDPSAVDGDPSTFVRQAFLDHGFCEVAFVRPEDASYRVGVSRFTGQPAPYADGLRMFTFR
- a CDS encoding TIGR01777 family oxidoreductase yields the protein MHALIAGSSGFLGNALVEHLTGEGHRVTRLVRRTAGSGERRWDPYAGPLDPDVLADVDVVVNLAGSPTFGNPRSRKWARNLRDSRVTTTRALAEAIASGAHRPALLAGNGISWYGDHGDQPLTEDADTRGHSLLTDVTREWQQATEAAAEVGARVVVLRTAPVLDAASPPLKQLRILFSLGLGGPIDAGHQFFPVISRRDWVGAVAHLATGEASGPVNLCAPRTPTNADFTTALANALHRPAMLRVPSAAIRLAAGPMAPELLGSVRAVPQRLLDDGYEFADPDVRSILAAAFAPAAPGRLSR
- the sucB gene encoding 2-oxoglutarate dehydrogenase, E2 component, dihydrolipoamide succinyltransferase → MSTPVKLPELGESVTEGTVTRWLKQVGDTVAVDEPLLEISTDKVDTEIPSPVAGTLLEIKAAEDETVEVGAELCVIGDEGEGTASSGDSSSSAQAEAEPEEDAAAPEAEEEQPAPERAEASEEPPAAAEKPSSGSGASGGGSGTPVTLPALGESVTEGTVTRWLKQVGDTVAVDEPLLEVSTDKVDTEIPSPVAGTLLEIKVSEDETVEVGAELAIVGSGDAAPQAETKPEPEPESQAEPAPQPAPQEESEPQEESEPQEEPAPAPQEQPRPAAQQSAPATQAQPAAPAARSDDAGAYVTPLVRKMATEHGVDLASVKGTGVGGRIRKQDVLAAAEAAKAAAPPAASSAAAAAPAAAPSAPSPMRGKTEKMSRLRKVIASRMVESLQVSAQLTQVMEVDVTNIARLRDAAKADFLAREGVKLTYLPFFAKAAIDALKQHPKLNANIDTEAGEVTYFDRENIAFAVDTDKGLLTPVVKDAGDLSIAGLAKKIADIADRTRNNKIGPDDLSGGTFTITNLGTFGAMFDTPIINQPQVAILGPGVVTKRPVVIDDPNLGETIAVRHMVHLALTYDHRLIDGADAGRFLADVKTRLEGAQFEV
- the lpdA gene encoding dihydrolipoyl dehydrogenase, with translation MSDFDVVVLGAGPGGYVAAIRASQLGLKTAVVELKYWGGVCLNVGCIPSKALLRNAELAHILSQEKEKFGIVGDATMQFGPTHQRSRAVSDGIVKGVHFLMKKNKIEEIHGWGTFTGPKSIQVKGEDGSIREVTGENIIIAAGATTRLVPGVQLSKNVVTYEEQILDSELPRSIVIGGSGAIGVEFAYVLKNFGVDVTIVEFLDRMVPTEDAEISKELLKHYKKLGIKVLLSTAVKGVEDTGAGVKVTVAPAGGGDSQVIEADRFLAAFGFAPRVEGYGLDAAGVALTDRGAVAIDDFGRTNVEGVYAIGDCTGKLMLAHTAEAQGVVVAETIAGAETMAVEYDFIPRATYCQPQIASFGYSEEQAREKGYDVKVAKFPFSANGKAMGLGEAVGFVKVVADATHNEILGAHLIGPDVTELLPALTLAQKWDLTADEVARNVFAHPTLSEAVKEAVEGIAGHMINL